One part of the Streptomyces sp. NBC_00286 genome encodes these proteins:
- a CDS encoding ABC transporter permease, with the protein MDVARTEVRAGRSRTPAPGKSAAQLGLMALPVAFFAVFFAYPVAAIVARGLKVDGAWQFGRLGEVLAQPDIRHVLWFTTWQALVSTALTLLIALPGAYVFARFDFRGKQLLRAVITVPFVLPTVVVGTAFLALVGRGGLLDELWGVRLDTTVWAILLAHVFFNYAVVVRTVGGLWSQLDPRQEEAARVLGASRFAAWRKVTLPALGPAVAAAALMVFLFTFTSFGVVQILGGPTFATLEVEIYRQTSEIFDLSTAAVLTMIQFVAVGAILAVHAWTVRRRETALRLVDASVTARRPRGAGQWTLLAAVLGTAALLLVLPLAVLVQRSLDAPGFAYYKALTSGESEVFLVPPIEAVGNSLQYALAATALALLIGGLAAAALARRDAGRLVRGFDALLMLPLGVSAVTVGFGFLIALDEPPLDLRSSWILVPLAQALVGVPFVVRTMLPVLRAVDVRLREAAAVLGASPWRVWREVDLPMVRRALLIAAGFAFAVSLGEFGATVFIARPDNPTLPVAVARLLGRAGELNYGQAMALSTILMVVCAVALLMLERVRTDRTGEF; encoded by the coding sequence GTGGACGTCGCTCGTACTGAAGTAAGGGCCGGACGCTCCAGGACACCGGCTCCCGGGAAGAGCGCGGCGCAGCTTGGGCTCATGGCCCTGCCCGTCGCGTTCTTCGCGGTCTTCTTCGCCTACCCCGTCGCGGCCATTGTGGCCCGTGGCCTGAAGGTCGACGGGGCCTGGCAGTTCGGGCGGCTCGGCGAGGTGCTCGCGCAGCCGGACATCCGGCACGTCCTGTGGTTCACGACCTGGCAGGCGCTCGTCTCGACCGCGCTCACACTGCTGATCGCACTCCCCGGCGCATACGTCTTCGCGCGCTTCGATTTCAGGGGCAAGCAGCTGCTGCGGGCCGTCATCACCGTCCCGTTCGTGCTGCCGACGGTCGTCGTCGGGACCGCCTTCCTGGCGCTGGTCGGACGTGGCGGACTCCTCGACGAGCTGTGGGGCGTACGCCTCGACACCACCGTCTGGGCCATCCTGCTCGCGCATGTCTTCTTCAACTACGCCGTCGTCGTACGCACCGTCGGCGGCCTCTGGTCGCAACTCGACCCGCGTCAGGAGGAGGCCGCACGGGTCCTCGGCGCCTCACGGTTCGCGGCCTGGCGCAAGGTCACGCTCCCTGCCCTGGGCCCGGCCGTGGCCGCCGCCGCGCTGATGGTCTTCCTCTTCACCTTCACCTCCTTCGGTGTGGTGCAGATCCTCGGCGGGCCCACCTTCGCCACCCTCGAAGTCGAGATCTACCGGCAGACCTCGGAGATCTTCGACCTCTCCACCGCCGCCGTGCTCACCATGATCCAGTTCGTGGCGGTGGGCGCGATCCTCGCGGTCCACGCGTGGACCGTACGCCGCCGGGAGACGGCCCTGCGCCTGGTCGACGCCTCCGTGACCGCGCGCCGGCCGCGCGGCGCCGGGCAGTGGACGCTGCTCGCCGCCGTCCTCGGCACCGCCGCACTACTGCTCGTACTGCCACTGGCCGTGCTGGTCCAACGCTCGCTGGACGCACCTGGGTTCGCGTACTACAAGGCGCTGACCAGCGGCGAGAGCGAGGTCTTCCTCGTCCCGCCCATCGAGGCAGTCGGCAATTCACTCCAGTACGCCCTCGCCGCCACCGCCCTCGCCCTGCTGATCGGCGGACTCGCGGCCGCCGCGCTCGCCCGGCGGGACGCCGGCCGTCTCGTACGGGGCTTCGACGCGCTGCTCATGCTCCCGCTCGGCGTGTCCGCGGTGACCGTCGGCTTCGGCTTCCTGATCGCGCTCGACGAGCCGCCGCTGGACCTGAGAAGCAGCTGGATCCTGGTGCCGCTGGCCCAGGCGCTGGTCGGTGTCCCCTTCGTCGTACGGACCATGCTGCCCGTCCTCCGCGCCGTGGACGTACGGCTGCGTGAGGCGGCGGCCGTGCTCGGGGCCTCGCCATGGCGGGTGTGGCGTGAGGTCGATCTGCCGATGGTGCGGCGCGCCCTGCTGATCGCGGCCGGGTTCGCCTTCGCCGTGTCGCTGGGCGAGTTCGGCGCGACCGTGTTCATCGCGCGGCCCGACAACCCGACGCTGCCGGTCGCCGTGGCCCGCCTCCTCGGGCGCGCCGGCGAGCTCAACTACGGCCAGGCGATGGCCCTTTCGACGATCTTGATGGTGGTGTGCGCAGTGGCCCTGCTCATGCTCGAACGCGTCCGCACCGACCGGACGGGGGAGTTCTGA